A genomic segment from Litorilinea aerophila encodes:
- a CDS encoding response regulator transcription factor gives MAERILVVEDDRRIRDLLRRSLIFEGYEVDTAEDGETALRCLRESVPDAVILDLMLPGIDGLEVCRRLRKASTVPILILTARDAVSDRVTGLDAGADDYMVKPFALDELLARLRALFRRHRLEATPEVLRYADLTLNPRTRQVFRGEDEIQLTAKEFDLLELFMRHPSQVLTRELIYEHIWNYDFGGESNIIEVYVRYLRAKLEAGGKPRLIQTVRGVGYTLREQSS, from the coding sequence ATGGCAGAACGGATTCTGGTCGTTGAAGATGATCGGCGCATTCGGGATCTACTGCGCCGAAGCCTGATCTTCGAAGGCTACGAGGTGGACACAGCGGAGGACGGGGAGACAGCGCTGCGCTGCCTGCGGGAAAGCGTCCCCGATGCCGTTATCCTGGACCTCATGTTGCCGGGCATCGATGGGCTGGAAGTGTGCCGCCGCCTGCGCAAGGCTTCCACCGTGCCCATCCTGATCCTGACCGCCCGGGATGCGGTCTCGGACCGGGTCACCGGGCTGGACGCCGGCGCCGACGATTACATGGTGAAGCCCTTTGCCCTGGATGAACTGCTGGCCCGGCTACGGGCCCTCTTCCGGCGGCATCGGCTGGAAGCCACGCCGGAAGTTTTGCGCTATGCCGACCTCACCCTCAACCCCCGAACCCGGCAGGTCTTCCGGGGCGAGGACGAAATCCAGCTGACCGCCAAGGAGTTCGACCTCCTGGAGCTCTTCATGCGCCACCCCAGCCAGGTTCTCACCCGGGAACTGATTTACGAACACATCTGGAACTACGACTTTGGCGGGGAAAGCAACATCATCGAGGTTTACGTGCGCTATCTGCGGGCCAAACTGGAGGCCGGCGGCAAACCTCGCCTGATCCAGACGGTGCGCGGGGTGGGTTATACCCTGCGGGAACAATCGTCGTGA
- a CDS encoding hemolysin family protein: MESDPSSYLILIFSLLAVGFAVASEISLTNVSRSEIRRLSEEAVPRAMALDGLLRDITQVLLTSLLVKSAGLVAAGAAMVRMLPAGASFSQFAMAFLLLWIALVIIQVGGRSLILPRSQRIALQLAPVLKGVVYLLWPLCALLRRLGTHLGKNELEHGEENLLLTEEGIRLLINVADEEEAIPESEKQMIASILEMNDTVVREVMVPRIDMVAINVETSLREALDVILTAGHSRIPVYEGNIDRIVGFLYAKDLLHCFRENRTDVPIRDILRPAYFVPISKKVNTLLGEMQKHRVHIAMVVDEYGGTAGLVTIEDILEEIVGDIQDEYDAEEDTYVLPLGDNSYLLNSRLDVYSLSKLLDVELPDEDADTLGGLIYSLLGHVPEQGESVTFAGWHFTVLSLDGRRIDQVRADPVTESANPEEESTEQEGRRFSEQKRSVLNLSASE; the protein is encoded by the coding sequence GTGGAATCTGACCCATCCTCTTACCTGATACTCATTTTTTCCCTGCTCGCTGTCGGTTTTGCTGTGGCCTCGGAGATCAGTTTGACCAATGTGAGCCGCAGCGAAATTCGCAGGTTGAGCGAGGAAGCGGTGCCCCGTGCGATGGCCCTGGACGGGCTGTTGCGCGATATCACCCAGGTGTTGCTCACTTCCTTGTTGGTGAAAAGTGCCGGTTTGGTTGCAGCTGGTGCTGCCATGGTTCGGATGCTCCCCGCGGGCGCATCTTTCTCCCAATTCGCCATGGCGTTCTTGCTCCTCTGGATCGCTCTGGTCATCATCCAGGTGGGGGGACGCAGCCTGATCCTGCCCAGGAGCCAGCGCATTGCCCTGCAGCTTGCCCCTGTGTTGAAGGGTGTGGTCTATCTCCTCTGGCCTCTGTGTGCCTTACTCCGTCGGCTGGGTACCCACCTGGGGAAAAACGAGCTGGAGCATGGCGAGGAGAACCTGCTCCTCACTGAAGAAGGTATCCGCCTCCTGATCAACGTGGCCGATGAAGAGGAGGCGATACCGGAAAGTGAGAAGCAGATGATCGCCAGCATCCTGGAGATGAACGACACGGTGGTGCGGGAAGTCATGGTCCCGCGCATCGACATGGTGGCCATCAACGTGGAAACATCCCTGCGGGAGGCCCTGGATGTCATCCTGACCGCCGGCCACAGCCGGATCCCGGTCTACGAAGGGAACATCGACCGCATTGTGGGCTTCCTCTATGCCAAGGATCTTCTCCATTGTTTCCGGGAAAACCGGACCGACGTGCCCATCCGGGACATTCTGCGACCTGCCTATTTTGTGCCCATCAGCAAGAAGGTCAACACCCTGTTGGGAGAAATGCAGAAGCACCGGGTCCACATTGCCATGGTGGTGGACGAATATGGGGGCACAGCCGGTCTGGTGACCATCGAAGATATTTTGGAAGAAATCGTGGGCGACATCCAGGACGAATACGACGCGGAAGAGGATACCTACGTCTTGCCCCTGGGCGACAACAGCTACCTGCTCAATTCTCGTCTGGACGTCTATTCCCTGTCCAAACTGTTGGACGTGGAGCTGCCGGATGAAGATGCCGACACCCTGGGAGGACTGATCTACAGCCTCCTGGGCCATGTGCCTGAACAGGGCGAATCTGTCACCTTCGCCGGCTGGCACTTCACCGTGCTTTCCCTGGATGGGCGACGGATCGACCAGGTGCGCGCCGATCCAGTGACCGAATCGGCCAACCCGGAAGAGGAGTCCACAGAACAAGAAGGCAGGCGCTTCTCGGAGCAAAAGCGCTCCGTTTTGAACCTGTCCGCGTCGGAATAA
- a CDS encoding peptidoglycan DD-metalloendopeptidase family protein, whose amino-acid sequence MSSDSNSAYGNDTGHEGSTPERRSSYSRSGQELSSYAYYRAENSPFPPTRQGTALEPTTSFPPPSRPNVSTQAASIQQPGTAEWGGSSSLAHPPLEGLLQKWHEQIRRSFSDQVTPLRLASHFSVLMVAALVLIFSRIEMPSWNISLRTFASGPIGGEVAPDVSHSLVSTLADTGGVTAPTNVLLQRATVPFTVVHEKKREADSYEIQTYVVQPGDTVVGIAEKFGLQPETIQWSNPSIEVNPDIIRPGDTLKILPIDGAIHTVSPGDTLSSLAAKYKISVEDILNYPGNGLTDPNAPLVVGTQLVMPGGTKPYSAPYVVAYEGAVVPGSATKGSGAFVWPTSGSITQRYWGGHAAIDIGSWTGAPVKAADSGYVAVARGGWNAGYGNHVIIDHGNGFVTLYAHLSSIYVRPGENVVRGQQVGAVGNTGNSTGPHLHFEIRYQGVPRNPLSYLP is encoded by the coding sequence ATGTCATCAGATTCAAACTCGGCGTACGGTAACGACACTGGGCACGAAGGTTCCACACCTGAGCGCAGGAGTAGTTACAGCCGCAGTGGACAGGAATTATCCTCCTACGCCTATTATCGAGCCGAGAACTCGCCCTTCCCCCCGACCCGCCAGGGCACAGCCTTAGAACCGACCACCTCCTTTCCCCCGCCCTCCCGTCCCAATGTATCCACCCAGGCCGCATCCATCCAGCAGCCTGGCACCGCTGAATGGGGAGGGTCTTCGTCCCTGGCTCATCCACCCCTGGAAGGGCTGCTGCAGAAGTGGCACGAACAAATTCGGCGCTCCTTTTCAGACCAGGTGACGCCCCTGCGCCTGGCCAGCCACTTCTCGGTTCTGATGGTGGCGGCCCTGGTGCTGATCTTCAGCCGGATCGAAATGCCGAGCTGGAACATCTCCTTGCGCACCTTCGCCAGCGGCCCCATCGGCGGCGAAGTCGCTCCTGACGTCAGCCACAGCCTCGTCAGCACCCTGGCCGATACCGGCGGTGTAACGGCACCCACCAACGTGCTGCTGCAGCGGGCGACGGTCCCCTTCACCGTGGTCCACGAGAAGAAGCGCGAGGCAGACAGCTACGAGATTCAGACGTACGTGGTTCAGCCGGGCGACACTGTGGTTGGCATTGCAGAGAAATTTGGCCTGCAGCCCGAAACCATCCAGTGGTCGAATCCCAGTATTGAAGTGAATCCAGACATCATCCGCCCGGGTGACACTTTGAAAATCCTGCCCATCGATGGCGCCATCCACACCGTCAGCCCTGGCGACACGCTCTCTTCCCTGGCCGCCAAATACAAAATCAGCGTTGAGGATATTTTGAACTATCCAGGCAACGGCCTGACCGACCCCAACGCTCCGTTGGTGGTGGGCACCCAACTGGTCATGCCGGGCGGCACCAAGCCGTACTCCGCGCCCTACGTGGTGGCCTATGAGGGGGCTGTGGTGCCAGGCAGCGCCACCAAAGGCTCCGGCGCCTTCGTCTGGCCCACCAGCGGCTCCATCACCCAGCGCTACTGGGGTGGTCACGCGGCCATCGACATCGGCTCCTGGACTGGGGCCCCTGTCAAAGCGGCTGACTCCGGCTATGTGGCCGTGGCCCGGGGCGGATGGAATGCCGGCTACGGCAACCATGTGATCATCGACCATGGCAACGGCTTTGTGACCCTGTACGCCCATCTGAGCAGCATCTACGTGCGGCCGGGCGAGAATGTGGTGCGGGGACAACAGGTGGGTGCAGTGGGCAACACCGGCAACAGCACAGGGCCCCACCTCCACTTCGAAATTCGTTACCAGGGCGTTCCCCGCAATCCCCTCAGCTACCTGCCCTGA
- a CDS encoding sensor histidine kinase, translating to MTIRLRLTLWYTALLGATLILFSVIFYSALAANLWAQVNQEAARQAAEVANALTQQLQLDVLIIRNNPTRIQFPELDFFARSVGVQIIDLNGTILKRSSNLGPMSIQTDSQALEAVRTGQPYRFYTISKDDTLLLVYSVPIIANNAIVGAVQVIKPVRGVQETLAKVSQFLILGTALSLLIAAVVGAFLARRALAPLDTITQTASSISRARDLGQRLNIPNDASEVGQLAATFNSMLDRIQQLFRTQERLIADVSHELRTPLTTVQGNLELLRRMLITAASSGSRTPLLHETLQETLNEAESETARMSNMVSDLLLLAQADSGALQLQLQPVEMDTLLLDVYRRTRRMAEQRKGAGALEIRLGSEDQAMVLGDPERLRQLLLNLTDNAIKYTPSGGVITLSLENRDGWVKVAVSDTGIGISEEEQAQIFDRFYRADKARSREMGGSGLGLSIAQWIAQAHNGRITVESQVQQGSTFTLWLPEYSPLPGASPESRP from the coding sequence ATGACCATTCGTCTGCGTCTCACCCTCTGGTATACTGCCCTGCTGGGCGCCACCCTCATCCTCTTCTCGGTGATTTTCTACTCCGCGCTGGCCGCCAACCTGTGGGCCCAAGTCAATCAGGAAGCCGCCCGCCAGGCCGCCGAGGTGGCCAACGCACTGACCCAGCAACTCCAGCTCGACGTGCTCATTATCCGCAACAACCCCACCCGCATCCAATTCCCAGAGCTGGATTTCTTCGCCCGTTCGGTGGGGGTTCAGATCATCGACCTGAACGGCACCATCCTGAAACGCAGCAGCAACCTGGGTCCCATGTCCATCCAAACCGACAGCCAGGCCCTGGAAGCCGTCCGGACCGGTCAACCGTACCGGTTTTATACCATCAGCAAGGATGACACCCTGCTCCTGGTCTACAGCGTGCCCATCATCGCCAACAACGCCATCGTCGGGGCCGTCCAGGTCATCAAACCGGTGCGGGGTGTTCAGGAGACCCTGGCCAAGGTGAGCCAGTTCCTCATCCTGGGGACTGCGCTGAGCCTGTTGATTGCCGCGGTGGTGGGCGCTTTCCTGGCCCGCCGGGCCCTGGCCCCCCTGGACACCATCACCCAGACGGCCAGTAGCATCAGCCGGGCCAGGGACCTGGGCCAACGGCTGAACATTCCCAACGACGCCAGCGAGGTAGGCCAGCTGGCCGCCACCTTCAACAGCATGTTGGACCGGATTCAGCAACTGTTCCGCACCCAGGAGCGGCTCATCGCGGATGTGAGCCATGAACTCCGCACGCCCCTGACCACGGTGCAGGGGAACCTGGAGCTGCTCCGGCGGATGCTCATCACCGCGGCCAGCAGCGGCAGCCGTACTCCCCTCCTCCACGAGACCTTGCAGGAGACGCTGAACGAAGCCGAGAGCGAAACCGCGCGCATGAGCAACATGGTCAGCGACCTCCTGCTGCTGGCCCAGGCGGACAGCGGCGCCCTGCAACTTCAACTCCAGCCGGTGGAGATGGACACCCTGCTCCTGGATGTCTACCGGCGCACCCGGCGCATGGCCGAGCAGCGCAAGGGCGCAGGGGCCCTGGAGATTCGCCTGGGCAGCGAAGATCAGGCCATGGTTCTGGGCGATCCGGAGCGCCTGCGCCAACTGTTGTTGAACCTGACGGACAACGCGATCAAGTACACGCCCAGCGGCGGGGTCATCACCCTCAGCCTGGAGAATCGGGATGGCTGGGTGAAGGTAGCCGTGAGCGATACGGGGATTGGGATCAGTGAGGAAGAGCAGGCCCAGATCTTCGACCGCTTTTACCGCGCGGATAAGGCCCGCAGTCGGGAGATGGGCGGCAGCGGCCTGGGCCTGAGCATCGCCCAGTGGATTGCCCAGGCCCACAATGGCCGCATCACCGTGGAAAGCCAGGTGCAGCAGGGCAGCACCTTTACCCTCTGGCTTCCGGAATACAGCCCCCTGCCGGGCGCATCGCCTGAAAGCCGCCCTTAA
- the cdd gene encoding cytidine deaminase, whose translation MPSPQQRSRLVEEALLARQRAYAPYSRYQVGAAVLTADGQIYVGCNVENAAYPATICAERVALTSAVANGQRDFVALAVATADGGTPCGICRQVMAELGPAMEVYLVNGQGQVVHSTTVKALLPDSFSAASLIAGTSGG comes from the coding sequence ATGCCATCACCGCAGCAGCGTTCCAGGTTGGTAGAAGAAGCCCTGCTGGCCCGTCAACGAGCCTATGCGCCGTACAGCCGGTATCAGGTGGGCGCGGCCGTACTGACCGCGGACGGCCAGATCTATGTGGGCTGCAACGTGGAGAACGCAGCCTATCCGGCCACCATCTGTGCAGAGCGGGTGGCCCTCACCAGCGCGGTGGCCAACGGCCAGCGGGATTTTGTGGCCCTGGCCGTGGCCACTGCCGACGGGGGCACCCCCTGCGGCATCTGCCGGCAGGTGATGGCCGAACTGGGCCCTGCCATGGAGGTCTACCTGGTGAATGGCCAGGGGCAGGTGGTCCACAGCACCACGGTAAAAGCCCTGTTGCCCGATTCTTTCTCGGCAGCCAGCTTGATTGCCGGCACGTCCGGCGGATGA
- a CDS encoding ATP-binding protein: MNVPALLATYQLRQREYLLRITRAMTSRLDLPSLLKLILSSAAELVGCRAGLIALEQEPTEFLPRQAILPRFQIRAIYNISPQSLPAFEPLLDVIPLIARGVEDDEGNDPLDSYYLDLQARVRQVEERLGIPLGQVVGLPLFFEDELLGIIFLFRTEYAFTEMDWQFLEGFANQAAIAVRNARLYHQLETERSRLATIIENSADGIMILNGERRVMVINQALAAMVGMTPEEALGRPCHEVLALENVQGDDLCQAEYPMEMLPREGLRCEGDLYRPGGGRVTVSVIYTPLYDEANRLVNIIVNVHDITRFREEEEMKSTFTSIISHELKTPVALIKGYAQTLARPDVEWDQETARQGLQIIEEEADRLEMLINNLLDVSRIQASGLRLDYADVNLQALAQKVAEAYRTQTNTHQIELDFPHELPLVWGDEERLRQVLTNLVSNAIKYSPDGGIIRIGGWTDQGDGTQPDQTRVVLYVADQGIGIPPEEIPHIFDRFYRVDSSLRRSTAGTGLGLFLAKAIVEAHGGQIWVRSEPGKGTTFFFSLPVSQGQDATTQTINHP; encoded by the coding sequence ATGAACGTACCGGCACTCCTGGCCACCTACCAATTACGCCAGCGGGAGTATCTGCTACGCATTACCCGTGCCATGACCTCCCGCCTGGACCTGCCCAGCCTGCTCAAGCTGATCTTGAGCAGCGCCGCAGAGCTGGTGGGTTGTCGCGCGGGGCTGATTGCCCTGGAGCAGGAACCGACCGAGTTTTTGCCCAGGCAAGCCATCCTGCCCCGCTTTCAGATCCGCGCCATCTACAACATTTCGCCCCAATCCTTGCCGGCCTTTGAACCCCTGTTGGACGTCATTCCCCTGATTGCCCGGGGCGTGGAGGACGACGAAGGGAACGACCCCCTGGACTCCTACTATCTGGATCTGCAGGCGCGGGTCCGCCAGGTGGAGGAGCGGCTGGGCATTCCCCTGGGACAGGTGGTGGGGTTGCCCCTCTTTTTCGAAGATGAACTGCTGGGCATCATCTTTCTCTTCCGCACAGAATACGCCTTTACCGAAATGGACTGGCAGTTCCTGGAAGGCTTCGCCAACCAGGCCGCCATCGCCGTGCGCAATGCCCGGCTCTACCACCAGCTAGAGACCGAGCGCAGCCGTCTGGCCACCATCATTGAAAACAGCGCCGACGGCATCATGATCCTGAACGGGGAGCGCCGGGTGATGGTGATCAACCAGGCCCTGGCCGCCATGGTGGGTATGACGCCAGAAGAGGCTCTGGGACGCCCCTGCCACGAAGTGCTCGCCCTGGAAAACGTCCAGGGCGATGACCTCTGCCAGGCGGAATACCCCATGGAGATGCTGCCCCGGGAAGGCCTGCGCTGTGAGGGGGACCTGTACCGGCCCGGCGGCGGGCGTGTCACCGTTTCCGTCATCTACACGCCTCTGTACGATGAGGCCAACCGGCTGGTGAACATCATCGTCAACGTCCACGACATTACCCGCTTCCGGGAAGAGGAGGAGATGAAGTCCACCTTCACCTCCATCATCAGCCATGAGCTGAAAACGCCAGTGGCCCTGATCAAAGGCTATGCCCAGACCCTGGCCCGGCCGGATGTGGAATGGGATCAAGAAACGGCCCGGCAGGGGCTTCAGATCATCGAAGAGGAAGCGGATCGCCTGGAGATGCTGATCAACAATCTGTTGGATGTCAGCCGCATCCAGGCCAGCGGTCTGCGCCTGGACTACGCCGACGTCAATCTCCAGGCCCTGGCCCAGAAAGTGGCCGAAGCCTACCGCACCCAGACGAATACCCATCAGATCGAGCTGGATTTTCCCCATGAGCTGCCCCTGGTCTGGGGCGACGAGGAGCGCCTGCGCCAGGTGTTGACCAACCTGGTCAGTAACGCCATCAAGTACTCGCCCGATGGGGGCATCATCCGCATCGGCGGCTGGACGGACCAGGGCGACGGCACCCAGCCGGACCAGACCCGGGTCGTCCTCTATGTGGCCGATCAGGGCATCGGCATTCCACCCGAGGAGATTCCCCACATCTTCGACCGGTTCTACCGGGTGGACAGCAGCCTGCGCCGCAGCACGGCCGGTACAGGCCTGGGGCTCTTCCTGGCCAAAGCCATCGTCGAAGCCCACGGCGGCCAGATCTGGGTGCGCAGCGAACCGGGCAAAGGGACCACCTTCTTCTTCTCCCTGCCGGTGAGCCAAGGCCAGGATGCAACCACCCAAACCATCAACCATCCCTGA
- a CDS encoding class II fumarate hydratase, which produces MAAENYRIERDSLGEVKVPADALYGAQTQRAVENFPISGLRFPRPFIRALGMIKRAAAMVNQELGLMEADMAEAIQAAALEVEEGKHDAHFPLDIFQTGSGTSTNMNANEVIATLASARLGRRVHPNDHVNMSQSSNDVIPTAIHVSAYLLVAEELLPALRHLHQTLTEKAASVDHVVTTGRTHLMDAMPIRLGQEVGGWASQIAHGIDRIQASLPRLAELAQGATAVGTGINAHPEFGRRIAARLSELSGLPFVTSSNYFESLSAQDAAVELSGQLKTVAVSLMKIANDLRWMNSGPIAGIAEIVLPALQPGSSIMPGKINPVIPEAVTMVCAQVMGNDVTIGVAGQSGNFQLNVMLPVIAYNLLQSIQLLANGSRVLADKAIRDFTVNEERIAALVGRNPILVTALNPIIGYEKAAQLAKKAYAEGRSIKEVALEMTDLSSEELDRILDPRKLTEGGIQAA; this is translated from the coding sequence ATGGCTGCAGAGAACTACCGAATTGAGCGAGACAGCTTGGGCGAAGTGAAAGTGCCGGCCGATGCGCTTTACGGCGCCCAAACCCAGCGTGCCGTGGAGAATTTCCCCATCAGCGGGCTCCGCTTTCCCCGCCCCTTTATTCGGGCGCTGGGCATGATCAAGCGGGCTGCTGCCATGGTCAACCAGGAGTTGGGCCTCATGGAGGCGGACATGGCAGAGGCCATCCAGGCGGCTGCCCTGGAGGTGGAAGAGGGGAAGCATGATGCCCACTTCCCCCTGGATATCTTTCAGACCGGCTCCGGTACCAGCACCAACATGAATGCCAACGAGGTGATCGCCACCCTGGCCTCCGCCCGCCTGGGCCGTCGAGTTCATCCCAACGATCACGTGAACATGAGTCAGAGCAGTAATGACGTGATTCCCACGGCCATCCACGTGAGCGCTTACCTCCTGGTGGCGGAAGAGCTGTTGCCGGCGTTGCGCCATCTGCATCAGACCTTGACCGAAAAGGCCGCGTCCGTAGACCACGTGGTGACCACCGGGCGCACCCACCTGATGGACGCCATGCCGATCCGCCTGGGCCAGGAGGTGGGTGGCTGGGCCAGCCAGATCGCCCACGGTATCGACCGGATCCAGGCCAGCCTGCCCCGTCTGGCTGAACTGGCCCAGGGGGCCACGGCCGTGGGCACCGGCATCAACGCCCACCCGGAGTTTGGCCGGCGGATCGCTGCCCGGCTGAGTGAGCTGAGTGGTCTGCCCTTTGTGACCAGCAGCAATTATTTTGAAAGCCTGAGCGCCCAGGATGCTGCCGTGGAATTGAGTGGCCAGTTGAAGACGGTGGCCGTCAGCCTGATGAAGATTGCCAACGACCTGCGCTGGATGAACAGCGGCCCCATCGCCGGGATCGCGGAGATCGTGCTGCCCGCGCTACAGCCCGGCAGCAGCATCATGCCGGGCAAGATCAACCCGGTCATTCCGGAGGCCGTTACCATGGTCTGCGCCCAGGTGATGGGCAACGACGTGACCATCGGGGTGGCGGGGCAGTCGGGAAACTTCCAGCTGAATGTGATGTTGCCCGTCATCGCCTACAATCTGCTGCAAAGCATTCAGTTGTTGGCCAACGGCAGCCGCGTCCTGGCGGACAAGGCGATCCGGGACTTCACGGTGAATGAGGAACGCATCGCCGCGCTGGTTGGGCGTAACCCCATCCTGGTGACCGCGCTGAACCCCATCATCGGCTACGAAAAGGCGGCCCAACTGGCCAAGAAGGCCTACGCAGAGGGACGCTCCATCAAAGAGGTGGCCTTGGAGATGACCGATCTGTCCTCTGAGGAACTGGATCGAATTCTGGATCCCCGGAAGCTGACCGAAGGGGGCATTCAAGCAGCCTGA
- the glmU gene encoding bifunctional UDP-N-acetylglucosamine diphosphorylase/glucosamine-1-phosphate N-acetyltransferase GlmU, translating to MQFASVILAAGFGTRMKSELPKVLHPILGRPMISWAVQAARTVASHSPPVVVVGHGRELVQQTLGNEVLYVVQEELLGTGHAVLQAQPLLEGQADAVLVTYGDMPCLRGETLQALMKLYQQEKDQDARLACAMLTVTRDDPQGFGRILRDAQGNVQAIVEEVDCTPEQREIRELNPSIFCFNAAWLWENLPRIPLSPKGEYYLTDLIGMAVEQGWRVATMPVAVDEVHGINTRLHLAQATDILRRRILERHMLAGVTIVDPATTYVEDTVTIEADVTLLPGCLLQGTTHIGRRSVIGPYSQIIHSQIGEGCRVSYSVVEEAVMEEHCEIGPFGHLRKGAHLAAGVHMGNFGEVKNSYLGPGVKMGHFSYIGDAQVASNVNIGAGTITCNYDGQRKHQTIIEEDAFIGSDTLLVAPVTVGAGARTGAGAVVTRDVPPGTLVYGVPARPPGALRHTRDADVDTSDTGKMDAAAGS from the coding sequence GTGCAATTTGCCAGTGTCATTCTTGCTGCCGGATTCGGCACCCGTATGAAATCTGAGCTGCCCAAGGTGCTTCATCCTATCCTGGGACGGCCCATGATCTCCTGGGCGGTGCAGGCCGCCCGCACCGTGGCTTCCCATTCCCCTCCTGTGGTGGTGGTCGGCCATGGGCGTGAACTGGTCCAACAGACCCTGGGCAATGAAGTTCTGTATGTTGTTCAAGAAGAACTACTGGGGACCGGCCACGCGGTTTTGCAGGCTCAGCCCCTGTTGGAGGGCCAGGCCGATGCAGTGCTGGTAACCTACGGAGACATGCCCTGCCTGCGGGGCGAAACCCTCCAGGCTTTGATGAAGCTCTATCAGCAGGAGAAGGACCAGGATGCCCGGCTGGCATGCGCCATGTTGACGGTTACCCGGGACGATCCCCAGGGCTTTGGGCGTATCCTGCGGGACGCTCAGGGCAATGTCCAGGCCATTGTGGAAGAGGTCGACTGTACGCCGGAGCAGCGGGAAATTCGGGAGTTGAACCCCAGCATCTTCTGCTTCAACGCAGCCTGGCTTTGGGAAAATCTGCCCCGGATTCCCCTGAGCCCCAAGGGAGAGTATTACCTGACCGATCTCATCGGGATGGCGGTGGAGCAGGGTTGGCGTGTGGCCACCATGCCCGTGGCCGTGGACGAAGTACATGGCATTAACACCCGGCTCCACCTGGCCCAGGCGACCGATATCCTGCGTCGACGGATTCTGGAACGCCATATGCTGGCCGGTGTCACCATCGTGGATCCGGCGACCACCTACGTGGAGGATACTGTCACCATCGAGGCTGATGTCACCCTGCTCCCCGGTTGCTTGCTCCAGGGGACGACCCACATCGGTCGCCGTTCGGTGATTGGACCCTACAGCCAGATCATCCACAGCCAGATCGGCGAAGGCTGCCGGGTCTCCTACTCGGTTGTCGAAGAGGCGGTCATGGAAGAACATTGCGAGATTGGCCCCTTCGGCCATTTGCGCAAGGGGGCTCATCTGGCTGCCGGGGTTCACATGGGAAATTTTGGCGAAGTGAAGAACAGCTACCTGGGGCCAGGTGTCAAGATGGGCCATTTCAGCTACATCGGCGATGCCCAGGTGGCCAGCAACGTCAACATTGGCGCGGGTACCATCACCTGCAACTATGATGGCCAGCGCAAGCATCAGACCATCATCGAGGAAGATGCCTTCATCGGCAGTGATACCCTGTTGGTTGCCCCGGTTACCGTGGGCGCAGGGGCCCGTACAGGCGCCGGCGCTGTGGTCACCCGAGATGTGCCGCCCGGTACCCTGGTCTACGGGGTGCCGGCCCGTCCCCCGGGAGCCCTGCGCCATACCCGTGATGCAGATGTGGACACCAGCGATACGGGGAAGATGGACGCCGCTGCCGGGTCCTGA